AGAACGACAGATAtcctacacacacacacacaccatgcATTATATATACCTAAAAAATGTGGATAACCTAGGAATAACCATAAGGTTTTTTTTCATTAGTAGTATAAGAAAATCGGCATCCAAAAATTCAAGCTGAGACAAAACTTAAACGGTTAAACTTCGGTACTAGGGTGCATCACCCCATCTCACATCCAACCAAGTGAAGCTAGGTTCATTCCCAGCGGCCTACACCATGCATATAATAAAACTCCAAAttgagcatatatatatgtagatcTCCAAAAACATCCGGTAGAGCAAATTTCCAAGGTGGTGGGAGATCGAGCAACTAGTGGAGCACAACACAAACAGCTGCCTTTGGCAACATCGGCTGTTGCCAAAATACCAGTAGCAGCTAGCAATTGTCAAGAAGGGAAAAACTCCCGCCACTCCCACTCCCCAGTCGTCCGGCCAGCTAGTGACAGACAGACAGTCGTCCAGCCCTCGGCATTCAGCAGCTTGGCATGGACCACGGACGCACGTCGGATCCGGCCAGTACTTACCACGCAAAGAGTTCTAGGCGAGCTCAGCAGCTCGGCGAATGCGAATCCCCTCCCCCTCCCGTGCCGGTGCCGGCCCCCCACGGCCGCCGTCCTGTGCCGGCCAGGCAGACCATCGACGCCGCTCGGCCTAGCTAGCCAGTAGCCAGGCCCCCCGCTCCGTGACCGAGCCCCGCCCAGGGAGAGGAGGACCCCCCCCCTCTCCCGTGCGCGCACGGCACGGATCGGCGCTGGCCGGCGCCGTGGTCCACGCCGATCTACAGATCCCACTACCCCGGCCTGCCGCGCCGCCCCCCCAGTCCCAGCGGTGGTGCCCGATCGACCCCTCCTCCTGCgctccttctctctctctcgcccTACCGCGCGCGCAGGCGCAGTAGAGAACAAGTGTGCACTCCCTTCAGATTCTGCATCCAGGCAGGCGCGCCCACACCGGCCACCGGCCACCGCACACAGCACGGCGCACTTGCCCCGCTCCGCGTTCCGCGGCCGTGCGTGCACCCCCCGGATTGGCCATTAACGTGGGCTTCAGTAATGGCGGGACGCGCCAAAGTACAGCACGAGGAGCGCGCGATGCGAAAGGGAAACCACCACCTCCGGCCGTCCGCACTGCGCCTGGCATGCATGCGCGCGCTTTTTACTCCACCGTCCGTTCCCAGCCCCGGCAGCTCCCCCGCCAGCCTGGCGTGGTGTGCGTGTCGACTGCCGACTGCGGCGCTGCCGATCGAGGAAGAAGGCCACGACGGCCGGCGGTCGTCGTcgcaggccggccggccggacggTGTGGAAAGTCTGCCTGCCTGCGCAGGGCCAGGGGAGTGACGGAGCGTCCGCCGGCCGCATGCGACGCCCGGAACAAGAAAGGCAGCGCCAGCTCGCGGAAAAGactaggagagagagagagagagagagagagagagagagagagagagagagagagagagggaggaagCGCGGATCGTCGTCCTCGCGCGCTTTTGCTTTCTTCCAAAACAAAGACGAAGCTGCCCTTCTAGCTAGCTAGGGAGCTTGCAAGGCTGGCAAAATCTCTGGCTGCTTCCATCCTCTCCGTCGAGCTCCATACGGAGACGCCATGGCCGCTTGCACTGTGGCTGGCTGCATATCGCATGGCGAAGAATGTAGCCATAAATGCTGCCGAGGACCAACCGGAATTGAATGCGAAACTCGGCTACTCTTCCAACAACCAGcaagtaaaagcggaaaggagCAGGATGCCGTTCGAAACTAATTAAAGCGAGGAAGGAGACGACTAGGCTAGCTTCATTAAGTTCGATCAGCTCCGACTCCTCACTCAAATCATCATGCTACGAGCCTACGACGACCTCATGCATCATCAGCGTTTACTGCGAGTCTGCATCTCTGCAGCTGCTTTCGCTGTGCTGCttacgaattgcatcaaacgctACGGATCCGAGCAGTGACATCGCAACAGTGAAGCTGGTCGATCGACCAGCATGGCAGCATTATTATTGGAGAAAAAAGGGGTTGAGAAGCATGCAAATGGGGCTGTGGAGATGGACGGATCAAGAACAGGTCACGGTAATGCTGGTACTAATAGTTTACTCCTGCCACACTTGGATCGATCGCTGATGCTGGAAAGCGCATGCAGCAGTGTGCATTGCTGCTGCTTGCCTGCTTGCCATGCATGGGCATCGCAGTTGGCAGGCTGCTGCTGTAGGAGACTAGGAACAGACGCTTCTGAGTTCTGCCCTAGCTGTTGCCAAAGCCTGCTGGAGGGTGGCCATGGCCGGACCCAGGGAGGCCCTGGCCCTGGCCTGGCCGCGGTGTAAAAATTTTTAATCCCGGCTCTCATCAAGCCCCAAGTGGCCGGCCAAACACGAGAGAAGAGAGGGGGAAAAAAGATGATGAAACAAGGGCTCCATGCAACCCAAATCCCCAGACAGGATCGAAATTTTCAATTGCAAACACAAAAGCGAGTAGTACATTCCCAAGATCCAAGTCGGCAAATGGCCATGCCCTGCCCTCCTCCTTCCCAACACCACCAACGTCATGATCGAACACACAGCCAAAGAAACCACAATAAAATACTCATCAAAGATGACAAAAGAACAAGCGACGGCCGTCTTCTCCATCATAGCTAAATCCAAGAACTGCTGCTCGCTACGGggacctagctagctagcttgcatttttttttctagtcTAGCTAAAAGGAAGGCAAATTGAAAAAGGCTAGCAATAATCTGCTAAGGATCGGAGAGGAGATCGATGACGCAATATAATGCGATCAGTGGTGGTAGTGTACCTAGCTAGCactggcgccggcgccggcgccggggaaGGAAGGATCGACGATCATGGCTTCTTGCCGAGGGTGTGCTTGTTGTTGTGCATCCACACCTTGAGCACGTGGCGCTTGACGCAGACCTCCTCGCAGAACTGCTGGACGGCGGCCTCGTCGTGCTTCTGGATCCGCCACCCGAGGCGCTCCGCGAACGCCAGCATCCGGTCCTTCTGCTCCTGCGTGAACTTGGTGCGGAACCGCTtcttgccggagccggagccgccGGACCCTGACGGGCCGCCGCCCCCTGAGCCGCCCAGGGACATGCCCACCATGGGCGCCACCACCAACGGGCCGATCAGCCCGGACATGTCGTCGCCCTCGTCGACGCGCCCCGAGTGGGAGGTGGACGGGAGCGCGAGCGGGCGCTGCATCTGCATGTGCccggccgccgcggccgccagCTGCTGGTGCTGGTGGAGGAGGTACCCGGCAGGGGTGCGGTAGTAGGGCGAgaactggtggtggtggtggtgcgccGCGGCGGCACCGTAGGCGGTGATGGCAGCAGGGgaaagggcggcggcggcggcgggatcgGCCCCGCCGCCGCCCGTGGGCGAGTCGGACTCCTTGCGGTGGAAGTTGCGGTGGCAGCCGCAGGCCGCGCAGCGGAGCGCGTCGATGGAGCCGTCCTCGCCCGCGGCCATGAACTCGCCGCAGCCGTCCACCGCGTGCCCGCCGATGCCGACCGCGTGGTTCTTGAGGCACTCCCGATACCTGGTGCCCCCACCCCCCGCGCCACCGCCTACGCCACCTCCCACCACGACGCCGCCCGGCGTCCTGAAGCTCCCGCCTCCAGAATCCCCGGGCTTCGgggtcccgccgccgccgccgcctcccagTCCCGCCACCAGCCCGGCCGGCTGCATCGGCGCGTCGTAGCTCGAGCTGACGGGCATCGGCGTCATCtcctcgtcgccgtcgtcgtgctCGTCGAAGTCCATGGCTGTCGGTGACTGACGACGTAGTCGGCGCACGGGGAAGCTTCTTGCTTTGCtactagctactcctactttgcttttttttttccccttccGATTTCCAGTAGGTTCTTCTTTGCCGGCTGGGCCGAGGTTAACAGCAAGAGCTTAGTGGCTTGTAATAGCTACAGGAGAGTGTGTTCTAGCTGGGACTTGTAATAGGGgaagtgagagaaaaatactccgTATAGCCGTGAACTGTGCACACTCCCTGCTGCTAGTTTTGACGCATCGGCAGCGGCGCTGTGCGGCAGCAGGCTGGGCtgctggctttgtttagttctaaaaaattttgaaaaattttttagattctacgtcacatcgaatctttatacacatgcatgaagtactaaatatagataaaaataaaaactaattgcacagtttagtcggaattgacgagataaatcttttgaacctagttagtccatgattggacaatatttatcaaatacaaacgaaaaatctacagtgtccattttgcaaaatattttggaactaaacaggtCCTTGGGGTGACACAAACACATCGCTCGATCGTGTCTGGTTCCGCGCTACTACCCCCAATCTAGCGGGCCGCGCACCTGTCGCCCTGAGGTGTGGTGTGGCTTTGGCTCCTGTTTATATCTTGGATCTTTTGTCCTCTCTCTCAGCCCGGTTCAAAATGGGGTTTACGTTTAGGCctcgtttacttccaaaattttttgcaaaatcgacactgtagcactttcgtttgtatttgacaaaaattgtcaaatcatggactaattaggctcaaaagatttgtctcgtcaatttcgaccaaactatgcaattagtttttattttcatctatatttaatactccatgcatgcgtctaaagattcgatgtgacgaagaatctgaaaaattttgcaaaattttttgggaactaaacaaggccttactctgCCTTCTTCCTCCCGAAGGCTCGAGCTCGAGCTCTTTTTCTCGCACGTATTTACGAAGGAAGAGAGTACGTAGGCCATTATTACAGTACTCACGAACGTATCTGTGATATATGATCTGTGTTTCAATGCTCGGTTAGTACTCCATGGTGATCTGTGTATACGCTCGGCTACACATGTAGTCGAGCTGTTAATGTGTTTCGACGTATAATAACACTTGGTACACTTTCACTTGGACCAAAACGGCAAAACGGTAGCATGTGCACCCAAATTCCATTTTGACGAGGACATCAACATCGTTGATACATCCACACATACACGAGTATATATTCCTGGACTAATTACTCGTGCTCACGTACGGCAACTCAATTTACCAGGTGAGTTCACTCTTAG
This window of the Sorghum bicolor cultivar BTx623 chromosome 7, Sorghum_bicolor_NCBIv3, whole genome shotgun sequence genome carries:
- the LOC8083565 gene encoding zinc-finger homeodomain protein 2 gives rise to the protein MDFDEHDDGDEEMTPMPVSSSYDAPMQPAGLVAGLGGGGGGGTPKPGDSGGGSFRTPGGVVVGGGVGGGAGGGGTRYRECLKNHAVGIGGHAVDGCGEFMAAGEDGSIDALRCAACGCHRNFHRKESDSPTGGGGADPAAAAALSPAAITAYGAAAAHHHHHQFSPYYRTPAGYLLHQHQQLAAAAAGHMQMQRPLALPSTSHSGRVDEGDDMSGLIGPLVVAPMVGMSLGGSGGGGPSGSGGSGSGKKRFRTKFTQEQKDRMLAFAERLGWRIQKHDEAAVQQFCEEVCVKRHVLKVWMHNNKHTLGKKP